DNA from Gracilinanus agilis isolate LMUSP501 chromosome 3, AgileGrace, whole genome shotgun sequence:
TGttctacaatatttcagttactatgtataatgttctcctggttctgctcatttctttctgcatcagttcacataggtctttccagctctttctgaaaccatgctgctcatcattccttatagcacaatagtattctatcaccatcagataccacaatttgtctagccgTTCCCCAATTGGAAGACATCCccatagtttccaattctttaccactaccaaaagcagaaaagcagagctataaatatttttgtataaacaggtcttttcccattttttttttaaatctctttggggtacagacctagtagtagtatagccctttgggcataattctgaattgccccccagaatggttgaatcatttcacaattccattAGCAATGCATTACTGCCACTTCTTTCTAGGCCTCATTTACCCCTTCGTAAAATGAGAATTGAACCATATGATTTCTGTTTCCAATTCCAACACTATAGGTTCTGACATTCTGCATTCTGAGATCACTTCAAGTTCTAATaatctgtgttctaaggtccctaaTAGTCTGACCCTAGGGAAAGCCAAATGGtttaatggattgagaaccaggcccagagtcaggaggacctgggttcaaatctagccagctgtgtgaccctatgcaagtcatttaagccccattgcctgacccctactgctcttctaccttggaactaatatacaggattgattctaagaaagaaagtaagggttttttaaaaatcacctacCTAGGGGTCAACTTTGACTTCCATCTTCCCCCAAAGAAACTACTAGCCTTGCCTGATCCTAATCTAATGGGTAAATATGTGGGGTTAAACAAGAGTAGAAGGGGGAGCAGATCATCTCATAATCTTATGAAGAAATGCCACTCTTAAGTGTAATAAGCAGGGGATTGGGATTATATTCTAGGCCCTTCTGACTACTGGCGAACACAGTTGGTCCCTGGCGGAGCTCATCCAAGCAGTAGTCTTGCTCACCCATTATCACTCCCTGGCATCTTTTGTTTTTGGCTGTGGCATCCTCCCAGAAGGAGATCCAGAGGGCAACCCTAGCCTCCAGGTGCCCTCACCACCCAGTGGGCAGAGCAGTCCTCCCAATGGAGACCCTCTTGGTAGTTCTGGGGTAAGTAGCAAGGTTGGTGCCCTGGGGTGGACTTGGTCTTGGGGCCTGGGACCAGAGGGAGGGGAGGGTTGGTGAGCTCAGCCTGGGTTGGGAAGCACCTACCTCTTAGGTGGATgacaagagaaaagaggagggttAACTACAAGTCTTTTCTCCTCCCCACACAGGGCTTTGATGCTGTTCGGGAAGTAGAGGCCTTGATGGAGCGAATGAAGGTCTTGCAGGAATGCCAACTACAGGAAGAAGTGGCATCCCAAGAGGAGATGGAGAATCGATTTGAACTGGAGAAGTCTGAGAGCCTGCTGGTGGCCCCCACAAGTAAGACAACTGGGGCCTAGGGAGTTTGCTTAATGACTAGAGAACATCTCCTTGGAAAGAATAATTCAACCCCAGAATATACATCAATTGTAGTCATAGTGGCTTTGTCTGTGGAGGGTAGAATAGCTGTCTGGGACCCACTTGGCAAAATGGACAGAACATGATGATGTTTTTTTGGGCCACCAACCTCTCTTTCTCAGCATCTTTGAAGAAATCCTAGAATCCACTTAGAGCCAGGGGAGCTAATTCTAATTAGAGAAAGGGACAAGTATGGTGGGAGTGCCCCACAGAAAGACTTGTGGTGCTGAGGTGTGGGAAAATGGCATGTTTCAACCCCTAGGCTTTGCCTTTGGATTCCACAATCTAGCAGGGTGGCATCAGTCATGAGGGAAGGAGAGGGTAGAGTGAGATGAGATATAGATCAACATCATTGACACACATTGGGAAAAAAGGTATCTGAACCTGTTTCATCAGAGTAAAGATTGAGGGAGCGTGCCCCATTTCCTCAATATCTGGGCCCTGATTTGAGGCTCTTTCTGAATTGCTAGAGAACAACagttcagaaaaatgaaattccaGAGTTTGGAAATTAGGAGAGGTCTGGCTGGTGGGATCAAGGAAAGACCTCTTGGAGGAGGTGACCAACATTTTGTGCTGGATCTCTAGGGTGAGGGCAATGGCAGCAGTGCCTTTAGAGTTGCTTCCCATTGTGACTCCCAACCTTCCTCTCACTGTAGCAAGAGGGCAGGGCACCAGGTTCCCCTACACTGGCTCAGCTCTTACTTTTCTGGCTTCATCCGTAGGTGACATCCTAGAACTTACTCCATCCCCCGATGTCCTCTGCTTTGTGGAAGATCCTACCTTTGGGTATGAGGACTTCACTCGGCGAGGCACCCAGGCCCCTCCAACTTTTCGAGCTCAGGTAACTTCCCTTACCTTGTTGGAAAGATCTTCCCAATTCATCTAGGGTTGGTGGTGGGAATAATTAGAATCTAGAAGTCGTCTCCAGGATAGAGACCTAGGCAATGGTTACTGGAGGTGGGTGAGGAGGCCCCAGCAGAGCTGAGAGTAATATAGGAGGCTGCCTTGTTCAGCTCGACTCTTGCATGGCAGATCTTATCCCACTCTCATGGCTCTTGAATTCTTTTTGGATAGATTAAAAAGGTACTTTAGGAGAGTGAGCATCAAGCAAGAAAAATTGTGGCTGAGAGCTATTGGCCCCTTCTGTCTTGAACACAAGTAGTTCTGGGAAAGCCCTCCCAGGGTTCACTGGTCCTCCTCTATCCCCCTGCCCTCTGCTCCTCAGGACTATACCTGGGAAGACCATGGCTACTCCCTGATCCAACGCCTCTACCCAGAGGGGGGACAGCTGCTGGATGAGAAATTCCAGGTGGTGTACACCCTGACCTACAATACTATCGCCATGCACAGCGGCGTGGACACCTCTATGCTACGCAGGGCCATCTGGAACTACATCCATTGTGTCTTTGGCATTAGGTGAGAAGCAGGCGCCGCCCCTTCATCCACAGAAAATCTATGGACAAGGTTTTGTTGATCATTTACTACTTGAGGAGGGTAATAAAATTGGGGATAGCATGTCCCCTGCCCACAGGGAGCCTTCTTTGCAATGCACCAACCCCTAAAGCTCCTAACATGGTTACTTGGGACTTTTCTGTCCCCTTTCAGCAGAGAGTGCCGGACCCCTCTGCTTTTGTTTCCCACTACCTTTCCTTCCTAGTGTTGAAAAGCctcacctatttttttttttaaaccctcaccttctgtcttagaactaataccaagtatctcttccaaggtagaagagtagtaagggctcaggtaattggggtttagtgacttggcccaaggtcacacagctaggaagtgtctgtggtcatatttgaacccaggacctgccatctctgggcctggctctcaatccactgagccatctagctgcctctatccCATCTCTTCTAACATATACTTTACTTTCTGCCTCTCCTTCCACTTCTCCTATCCCCACTAAACAGGACTTGAAGTCATTTCAGAAGGGTCCTCTAGTCCAGTGGTATCGACTCTTAATAGAAACCTAAGTTTGATACCTTAGTGGGTTCAAGGCTGCGCCGCTGGTCCTGAGCCCTCCTCTAGGTGGCCTCTTAGGAAGGCTGGAGGAATGGCCTTGACTGGCCTGAGAAGTCTTCTTACCTCCCTCCCAGGACCTTTCTTTTCCTGGATATCCAGAAAGCATGTGGAATTGGGATGGGGCTCATCACGGTAGAGGCTGGGTTTCTCCCTGAGAGCATATGATTGACACCGTCTTGGGGCATCCTTCGTAGGTACGATGACTATGATTATGGGGAGGTGAACCAGCTGTTGGAACGGAGCCTCAAGGTCTACATCAAAACCGTAGCCTGTTACCCAGAGAAGACAACCAAGAGGATGTACAACCATTTCTGGAGGCACTTCCGGCATTCTGAGAAGGTAAAGATTTCCTTTGGGCCTTCCTGCTGGAGGGAAAGCTAGGGACCCTTGGAATTAGCTTGTCAGACACAGGAAGGGGACAGGGAGTGTAGTTTATGGAAAGGAGAACCTATGGTAGAAAGATGGGGTAAGTTGCCCTGAGGTGAGTGTTCCAGCTCCAGCACTCAATTAACCTAGGCTGTGACCTTAAGGAAATTGTTTTTGGAATTTCtgtgcttcagttccctcatctttaaaatgaaagattgtgggacagctgggtggctcagtggattgagagccaggcacagaaagggaagtcctgggttcaaatgtgacccgtgtgacttaacccccattgcctagcccttaccactcttctgccttggaaacaatacacaggattgattctttttttttttttttttttttttaNNNNNNNNNNNNNNNNNNNNNNNNNNNNNNNNNNNNNNNNNNNNNNNNNNNNNNNNNNNNNNNNNNNNNNNNNNNNNNNNNNNNNNNNNNNNNNNNNNNtttttttttttttttttttttttttttttttttttttttttttttttatgaaagtttggactagatggtctccgaagattcttcctagctctgacattctttgttctaaaggcTTTTCCTACCCTGATATGTTATGCACATATGGACATAGGACATATATTCTGTCCTGAGGCCCCTCccggctctgacattctctgttctaagggcccttcttAACTCTTGACAGTCTGGGTTCTAAGCTTCCTTCTATCTCTGACTTTCTGATATCCTACGGGTCTGGAGGTAGGAGAGTGTGAGGCATCTTAGAACCAAAGGCAGGGAATCAGGCTGACATAGCTCTGCTTCCTGGGAGCAGCCAGATGTATTGAGGCTAGGTCCCTGGGCCAAGCTTTTGAGGTAGCAAGTTTCTGGgactcccctcttcctcctgagTGACTTCAGGATGAGACAGGGTTGGGGGGATAAGACCAGTGACAAGTTTGGTCCCGTTCCCTTGGAAAATGGGAAGATGGGGTTTCTGAACTCTACCTACAAGGGTCCCCTCTCtacatccctccctccttcaggTCCATGTGAATCTGCTGCTGCTCGAGGCCCGGATGCAAGCAGCCCTCCTCTATGCCCTCCGCGCCATTACTCGCTACATGACCTGATGGTGGGCACCATGGCCCTCCCAGCTCCAGACTGGACACTATTTTTGCTCGGAGGGTCAGCTTCCTTTCCATTAGGATCCCTGACGTACAGACCATTGATCTCTGCCCATATCACATTCCCTCTCTATCCCGCTGGCTGCAAGTTGGTCTTGTCTGTGAAACCCTGCAATCAAGTGCCTCTGGGCCTCCGCTCTTCTCtgtcctttcccccctccccaccggATCCAAAAGGACCTCTCCCTCTGCTTTGGGCCCCTAGCCCAGCTGCTGGGACTTGGAGAGGTTGGCAGGACTTCACCTTGGAAACACAACCTCTTCCATCACCAAGAGCAAGAGGAAGAACTCAATTCCAGGAGGCCTGTTCTAAGCCTTGGCTTCCAAAGAAAGAGCCCCACTCCCCTCAGCCCTGCCTCTCTTACATGGCCCAGGATGGTGTATACTGGTGTCTTTGGACCAGCGCTCCTGGATGAAGAAGAAACACCATGGCCTGGGATAGCCCCTGCACTAAACTGGTCTGACACTCCGAGGGGTTGAGGGGTCGGGGCACTGCCAAGGCCCCTGCCCCACAAGCCTATTCTTCTAGCCCCGGTACCCTGTGGTGCCTGAGCAGGCAGAGGAGTTTTCTGTGGGTCCCTGGATCTGGTTTCATGATTCTTCTCCCCGCCAACCTTGTTCCCTTCCGCCACTGCTGGCGGTGGGAATCTCCGGAAGAGATCAAGGCAGGAGAGGGATAGGAAAAAGATTAATGgggaaatagatatttttttctttttaagccacATCATTTTTTCAAGAAGAGGGAGTAAGAAAGTGATCCTTTCTTTCCATAACTGGACTATGACAGTCCATGTTCGTTCTGCCCAGAGCAGCCGGGCTCTGCCAAAACTAGCACCTTGACCTCCCTGCTGCCACCCCCTTCACTTCCTGCCCCTGTCGTGTTTACTAAAAGGTTGGGTTTTTGGAATAATGTTGACAGCCTGGACTGGGGGTCAGGAAATCTGAGTTCCTGTCCCAGCTTTGCCACAGGCTGCACCATACCTTCAAGCTAGCCCAtgaccttttttctcttctacaaaatgggaGTCCTTCTGGTTCCCAAATTTATAATCAACCTATCCAGCCTCCAAATAGGAGGAAACCTAGAGGTCCTTAGGACCCTAAATTTTCCCTTCCTTAgtcaaggaggaagagaatctgtCTCCCCTTGAACCttaccccccaccccactccacatCCTTGTGCCCCTGGGTCCAAGAACTCCCAGAAGGGCCAGAGCCATTCTACATTGCACTTTCTCTGATATGAAAACTGTGAATTCTTTTTGCCATCTTTCCCTAATCCTTGTGCTCTGTCTTATTCCTGGCCAATTGGGAGGTGTCATAAGTTGCCATTCTTCATAAATGAAAGCTGCTGTTTCTGCCCACTCCCTCTGTGTCCCTCCCCCAACCTATCAGCAAGAACCCCACCCCCCATCCATGCTGAGGGTCTGGCTAGGAGAATGAGACGAGCTGGGGACACTGGGGAAATGTGGGCCAGATGTACCGTTCATCATGCAGGTCATGGTGAAATGAATGGGTTTTGTGTtgaggctgggctgggctggaaaCCACATGGCACCCAAGCCAGGACCCCAAAGATGTGTATTGTCCCTATGAATTTCACAAAGGGAAAAAGATGGGGAGGAAAACAGTGTTTCAATGCAGAAATGTTTGTTACTTTGCTACATACTCCATATTGACAAATAAAAGATTCACTGAGGTTGTGGGTTTTTTtgtcagttttgtttttaattaaatagttGCTTTCTTTTGGAGAAAGGTTCCTCCACTAAGACCTGGAATTTTTCCCATTTGATATCAGTGTTGGGGGCAGCCAACTACAAGACTCCATCTCTGCTCCACTCCTGAGGGCTAACACATGGGTAGTAACCAGGCcccttgccaaattccttttgGCAATGGGCCTGATGTCACTGAAAGATCAGGCAAACTCTTACTCCCAAGCTACAGCTAAGGGGAGCCATGGAGAAGTTGGGTAGGCCAAATGGCAAGCAATTAGCTCTGCAACTTCCCTGCCTGCTTATCTTCCGTTCTCAGAAGATTGATGTTCTTTCTTAAACCAGCACAGTCCCTTCTGCCCTGGATCCCTTGGTTCTCTGTCCTTCATGCCAGGAATAACATGACCTGAAATCCTCACTCAATTTTCACTTCTTCCATGGGAAACTCCTTCCTTGCTCTCCACCCTCTGGTCTGGGAGATGAAAGCTTAATGGAGCAGGAGAGAGATCTGGTGGTGGGATAtgacctccaacatttattcacTCAATATCCCTGACCctatttcctcacttgtaaaactGAGTAGCTGGAATAACTGCCTCCCTGTAGAAT
Protein-coding regions in this window:
- the SESN2 gene encoding sestrin-2 isoform X1, giving the protein MIVADAESCAGIQSYIPYAQCGGAGAAEEQKVAPARRLPRGPSAFIPVAEILQQGPEAIEEQQLSLEFSAPGRPDNVMLVMSLHPDYLSSFWKMQGLLLRVDGPLPCPWRHYIAIMASARHQCSYLISFHMAEFLQVGGDPEWLLGIHRVPQKLRNLNEINKLLAHRPWLVTKEHIEALLTTGEHSWSLAELIQAVVLLTHYHSLASFVFGCGILPEGDPEGNPSLQVPSPPSGQSSPPNGDPLGSSGGFDAVREVEALMERMKVLQECQLQEEVASQEEMENRFELEKSESLLVAPTSDILELTPSPDVLCFVEDPTFGYEDFTRRGTQAPPTFRAQDYTWEDHGYSLIQRLYPEGGQLLDEKFQVVYTLTYNTIAMHSGVDTSMLRRAIWNYIHCVFGIRYDDYDYGEVNQLLERSLKVYIKTVACYPEKTTKRMYNHFWRHFRHSEKVHVNLLLLEARMQAALLYALRAITRYMT
- the SESN2 gene encoding sestrin-2 isoform X2; translation: MSLHPDYLSSFWKMQGLLLRVDGPLPCPWRHYIAIMALLTTGEHSWSLAELIQAVVLLTHYHSLASFVFGCGILPEGDPEGNPSLQVPSPPSGQSSPPNGDPLGSSGGFDAVREVEALMERMKVLQECQLQEEVASQEEMENRFELEKSESLFPYTGSALTFLASSVGDILELTPSPDVLCFVEDPTFGYEDFTRRGTQAPPTFRAQDYTWEDHGYSLIQRLYPEGGQLLDEKFQVVYTLTYNTIAMHSGVDTSMLRRAIWNYIHCVFGIRYDDYDYGEVNQLLERSLKVYIKTVACYPEKTTKRMYNHFWRHFRHSEKVHVNLLLLEARMQAALLYALRAITRYMT